The following proteins come from a genomic window of Candidatus Woesearchaeota archaeon:
- a CDS encoding HAD family hydrolase produces the protein MGIKAVIFDFWGTLVENGVEPSPIRQAKFILWLKMPFQDFVEKFERVFMTKKYESLMQAFEAVCSEFQIPAKDYQIENCVGMWNKNRLLAKPFEETIQVLEELKKKHKLVLLCNTDGFSVEPILEKFDMKKYFDIISLSYETGLLKTDVQSFEAILEKLKLEKEEVVMVGDSMESDILAAQKAGIKGILVDRRGMREYADKIKNLTELKDKI, from the coding sequence ATGGGGATCAAAGCAGTAATATTCGACTTTTGGGGAACTTTGGTTGAGAACGGAGTAGAGCCAAGCCCGATAAGGCAGGCAAAGTTCATTCTCTGGCTCAAGATGCCGTTTCAGGACTTTGTAGAGAAGTTTGAAAGGGTTTTCATGACTAAGAAATATGAGTCTTTGATGCAGGCATTTGAGGCAGTATGCAGTGAATTCCAGATTCCGGCAAAGGATTACCAGATTGAGAACTGCGTTGGAATGTGGAACAAGAACAGATTATTGGCAAAGCCTTTTGAGGAAACGATTCAGGTTCTTGAGGAATTAAAGAAAAAGCACAAATTAGTTTTATTATGCAATACAGACGGCTTTTCAGTTGAGCCTATTCTTGAAAAGTTTGATATGAAGAAATATTTTGATATAATCTCTTTGTCTTATGAAACAGGATTATTGAAGACAGATGTGCAGTCATTTGAGGCAATACTTGAAAAATTAAAGCTGGAAAAAGAAGAAGTTGTAATGGTGGGCGACAGCATGGAATCTGATATTCTGGCAGCTCAGAAAGCAGGTATAAAGGGTATCCTTGTTGACAGAAGGGGCATGAGAGAATACGCGGATAAGATAAAGAATTTAACTGAATTAAAAGATAAGATATGA